One region of Thiomonas intermedia genomic DNA includes:
- a CDS encoding tetrathionate reductase family octaheme c-type cytochrome: MPLFHRFAPAARLGRWLRLAAVCAAVALAPSAWASPASAPLSAQAEVDIHSPYRVVPKMPTGSKATADHSKFKELQGPFKSGPEVTAACLSCHTEAAKQIKGTIHWKWEEVEQDSKRIVGKNKVMNNFCVSTPSNQQFCTGCHVGYGDAKSGEFVAFSKRPDTDVDCLVCHDQTGKYKKAPYQSGNPATTRIEMPPGSGKFIEPIDLSVIAQHVGDPKRANCGTCHFAGGGGDGVKHGDLDSSLINPPKSLDVHMASDGLNFQCQTCHATGGHEVSGSHYKLDAKHEGGQYVRGSQHNMGSAASCQSCHGDTPHKGSLAQDLNMHTRNIACQTCHIPEFARGGVPTKMEWDYSKAGQRGPDGKPLVIKDEHGHPTYLGIKGSFKLGENVAPDYTWFNGAVKWMNIGENAVPNKDGVIAINQYGGSATDGKSRIWPVKTMKGTQPYDPDMHRLLAIHNAGFDDAAYWHTMDWQKSIAAGMKEAGLQWSGKYTFVKTTTTWPITHMVAPKDKALSCAQCHTNQGRLEKIDGIYIPGRGKDHQPWIEMIGLGVAGLSLAGVLVHGGIRSFMWLRRRDKPGSKKH, from the coding sequence ATGCCGCTTTTCCACCGCTTCGCACCTGCTGCCCGTTTGGGCCGCTGGCTTCGTCTGGCTGCCGTCTGCGCGGCCGTGGCCCTTGCCCCGTCGGCCTGGGCCAGCCCCGCGTCTGCACCGCTGTCGGCGCAGGCCGAGGTGGATATCCACTCGCCCTACCGCGTGGTGCCCAAGATGCCCACGGGTTCCAAGGCCACCGCCGATCACAGCAAGTTCAAGGAGCTTCAAGGTCCGTTCAAAAGTGGCCCCGAAGTCACCGCGGCCTGTCTGAGCTGCCACACCGAGGCGGCCAAGCAGATCAAGGGCACTATCCACTGGAAGTGGGAGGAAGTCGAGCAGGACTCCAAGCGCATCGTCGGCAAGAACAAGGTGATGAACAACTTCTGCGTCTCCACGCCGAGCAACCAGCAGTTCTGCACCGGCTGCCACGTCGGCTATGGAGATGCGAAATCGGGCGAGTTCGTCGCCTTTAGCAAGCGCCCCGACACCGATGTGGACTGCCTGGTCTGCCACGACCAGACCGGCAAATACAAGAAGGCGCCGTACCAGTCCGGCAACCCGGCCACCACGCGCATCGAAATGCCCCCGGGCTCGGGCAAGTTCATTGAGCCCATCGACCTGTCCGTCATCGCCCAGCATGTGGGCGACCCCAAGCGCGCCAACTGCGGCACCTGTCACTTCGCCGGTGGCGGGGGCGACGGCGTGAAGCACGGCGACCTCGACAGCTCGCTTATCAACCCGCCCAAGTCGCTCGACGTGCACATGGCCAGCGACGGCCTCAACTTCCAGTGCCAGACCTGTCATGCCACCGGCGGCCACGAAGTCAGCGGCAGCCACTACAAGCTCGACGCCAAACACGAGGGCGGCCAGTATGTGCGCGGCAGCCAGCACAACATGGGCAGCGCAGCGAGCTGCCAGTCGTGCCACGGCGACACACCGCACAAGGGCAGTCTGGCGCAAGACCTCAATATGCACACCCGCAACATCGCCTGCCAGACCTGCCACATTCCCGAGTTCGCCCGAGGCGGCGTGCCCACCAAGATGGAGTGGGACTATTCCAAGGCCGGGCAGCGCGGCCCGGACGGCAAGCCGCTGGTGATCAAGGATGAACACGGCCACCCCACCTACCTGGGCATCAAGGGCAGCTTCAAGCTCGGCGAGAACGTGGCGCCCGACTACACCTGGTTCAACGGCGCGGTGAAGTGGATGAACATCGGCGAGAACGCGGTGCCGAACAAAGATGGTGTCATCGCCATCAACCAGTACGGCGGCAGCGCCACCGACGGCAAGTCTCGCATCTGGCCCGTCAAGACCATGAAGGGCACCCAGCCCTACGACCCGGACATGCACCGCCTGCTGGCCATCCACAACGCCGGTTTCGACGACGCCGCCTACTGGCACACGATGGACTGGCAGAAGTCCATCGCCGCGGGCATGAAAGAGGCGGGCCTGCAATGGTCGGGCAAGTACACCTTCGTCAAGACCACCACCACCTGGCCGATCACCCATATGGTCGCCCCCAAGGACAAGGCACTGAGCTGCGCGCAATGCCATACCAACCAGGGTCGGCTGGAGAAGATCGACGGCATCTACATCCCCGGACGCGGCAAAGACCACCAACCCTGGATCGAAATGATCGGGCTCGGCGTAGCCGGGCTGAGCCTGGCCGGAGTGCTCGTGCACGGCGGCATCCGCAGCTTCATGTGGCTGCGCCGCCGCGACAAGCCCGGCAGCAAGAAGCACTGA
- the grxD gene encoding Grx4 family monothiol glutaredoxin has translation MSSVQEQIDQIVKNNDVVLFMKGSPQFPMCGFSGRAVQLLKSCGASQIKAVDVLQDDAIRQGIKAYANWPTIPQLYVKGEFIGGSDIMTEMAQSGELQTLLGGLK, from the coding sequence ATGTCCAGCGTGCAAGAGCAGATCGATCAAATCGTCAAGAACAACGACGTGGTGCTGTTCATGAAAGGTTCGCCGCAATTTCCCATGTGCGGCTTTTCGGGGCGCGCGGTTCAACTGCTCAAGTCCTGCGGCGCCAGCCAGATCAAGGCGGTGGATGTGCTGCAGGACGACGCCATTCGCCAGGGCATCAAGGCCTATGCCAACTGGCCGACCATCCCCCAGCTCTATGTCAAGGGTGAATTCATCGGCGGCTCGGACATCATGACCGAGATGGCCCAGAGCGGTGAACTGCAGACCCTCCTCGGTGGCCTCAAGTAA
- the prmC gene encoding peptide chain release factor N(5)-glutamine methyltransferase: protein MVTLADWMRGCGLARLDAQVLVESVQSWSRATQAAHPERELDARALERLDTLASRLRSGEPMAYVLGQREFYGLALEVTPDVLIPRPDTELLVELALRHLDALPEAHVPTVLDMGTGSGAVAIAIAHARPKARIWALDASGPALAVARRNAQRLLDPHREGGALRFQQTDWWDGLRLPSAFAGFDCIISNPPYIAANDPHLPALRHEPPLALTGRHPNADGLSDLRRIVAQADCHLSDEGCLLLEHGYDQAAAVRNLLTAHGFREVFSARDLGGIERVSGGLCPRRQIDQSPPKIG, encoded by the coding sequence ATGGTCACCCTCGCGGATTGGATGCGAGGCTGCGGCCTCGCCCGGCTCGACGCTCAGGTGCTGGTCGAATCGGTACAAAGCTGGAGCCGCGCCACACAGGCGGCCCACCCGGAGCGGGAACTCGACGCTCGCGCGCTCGAACGGCTCGACACGCTCGCCAGCCGACTGCGCTCGGGCGAACCCATGGCCTATGTGCTGGGCCAGCGCGAGTTCTACGGACTGGCTCTTGAGGTCACCCCTGACGTCCTCATCCCCCGACCGGATACTGAACTGCTGGTGGAACTCGCCCTGCGCCATCTCGACGCCCTGCCCGAGGCCCATGTCCCCACGGTGCTCGATATGGGCACGGGCAGCGGCGCCGTGGCGATCGCCATCGCCCATGCCCGGCCCAAAGCTCGCATCTGGGCGCTCGATGCCAGCGGCCCTGCGCTCGCGGTCGCCCGGCGCAACGCGCAGCGCCTGCTCGACCCGCACCGCGAGGGCGGCGCCCTCCGTTTCCAACAGACCGACTGGTGGGACGGATTGCGGCTTCCGTCGGCGTTTGCGGGCTTCGACTGCATCATCTCCAATCCGCCCTACATCGCCGCGAACGACCCCCATCTTCCCGCCTTGCGCCACGAGCCGCCTCTGGCGCTGACCGGTCGGCACCCCAATGCCGACGGTTTGAGCGATCTTCGGCGGATCGTGGCCCAGGCCGATTGCCATCTGAGCGACGAAGGCTGCCTGCTGCTGGAACATGGCTACGACCAGGCCGCCGCCGTACGCAACCTGCTGACTGCGCACGGCTTTCGCGAGGTGTTCAGTGCGCGCGATCTCGGCGGAATCGAACGCGTCAGCGGCGGACTTTGCCCACGCCGGCAAATCGACCAAAGCCCCCCTAAAATTGGCTGA
- the ppk2 gene encoding polyphosphate kinase 2 → MTQARPSRKTPSRTARPAAPAATQRRTPRHNKVSEGDIPPVLTPEGVRRYVVDQSQEAARQAELAALATVLNTTAAEAKSDAGVQAILAGDAPDDAQAMREALGLGSPEPVLHRTSNELAEDWRKGGYPYKYKMLRRDYEREKFVLQTELLKLQAWVKESRQRVIILFEGRDAAGKGGTIKRVMEHLNPRGARVVALEKPSEVERGQWYFQRYVQHLPTAGEIVLFDRSWYNRAGVERVMGFCTPSEYTEFLRQAPEFERNLVRSGIHLIKFWFSVSRDEQRRRFKERQVHPLKQWKLSPIDMASLDKWDDYTRAKEAMFFHTDTADSPWTVVKSNDKKRARLNAMRYVLHSLPYAGKDVERIGEVDNLIVGRANFIHERGEHDLSKGEYV, encoded by the coding sequence ATGACCCAAGCCCGCCCCTCTCGCAAGACCCCGTCACGCACCGCACGCCCAGCCGCGCCAGCCGCCACACAACGACGCACGCCCCGCCACAACAAGGTTTCCGAAGGCGATATTCCCCCCGTCCTGACGCCGGAGGGCGTCCGGCGTTACGTCGTCGATCAATCGCAGGAGGCCGCTAGGCAGGCCGAGCTGGCGGCGCTGGCTACCGTCCTCAACACAACAGCCGCCGAGGCCAAGAGCGACGCGGGCGTCCAGGCGATTCTGGCGGGAGACGCACCCGATGACGCCCAGGCGATGCGCGAAGCGCTGGGTCTGGGCAGTCCCGAGCCCGTGCTCCACCGCACCAGCAATGAGCTGGCCGAAGATTGGCGCAAGGGTGGCTATCCCTACAAATACAAGATGCTGCGCCGGGATTACGAGCGCGAGAAGTTCGTGCTGCAGACCGAGCTGCTCAAACTCCAGGCCTGGGTGAAGGAAAGCCGCCAGCGCGTGATCATCTTGTTCGAGGGGCGCGACGCCGCCGGCAAGGGGGGCACGATCAAGCGCGTGATGGAGCACCTCAATCCCCGCGGCGCCCGCGTCGTGGCGCTGGAGAAACCCAGCGAAGTCGAGCGCGGCCAATGGTATTTTCAGCGCTATGTGCAGCACCTTCCCACGGCGGGCGAGATCGTCCTTTTCGACCGCTCCTGGTACAACCGCGCCGGCGTCGAACGGGTGATGGGCTTCTGCACGCCGTCCGAATACACCGAGTTTCTGCGCCAGGCGCCGGAATTCGAACGCAATCTGGTGCGCAGCGGCATTCACCTCATCAAATTCTGGTTCTCGGTCAGCCGGGACGAGCAGCGCCGCCGCTTCAAGGAGCGGCAGGTGCACCCGCTCAAGCAGTGGAAGCTGTCGCCCATCGACATGGCCTCGCTCGACAAGTGGGACGACTACACCCGCGCCAAGGAGGCCATGTTCTTCCACACCGACACGGCCGATTCACCATGGACCGTGGTCAAGTCCAACGACAAGAAGCGCGCGCGGCTCAACGCCATGCGCTATGTGCTGCACTCGCTGCCCTACGCCGGCAAGGACGTGGAGCGCATCGGGGAAGTGGACAACCTCATCGTCGGTCGCGCCAACTTCATCCACGAGCGCGGCGAGCACGATCTGAGCAAGGGCGAGTATGTCTGA
- a CDS encoding cytochrome b/b6 domain-containing protein, whose product MSHKKHVILFKRFERFWHWSQAGLIILLMLSGFRIHGLYDLGMDFHTALRIHTVAAWSLVVLWVFAIFWHFTTGEWKQYIPTFDKLFLIARHYAFGIFRGEDHPYHQTAARKHNPLQRLAYLGVKLMINPIIWISGIWLIFFADWGAWPIWQQWGISLQVVAWAHTVGAYMMLIFFIVHVYLTTTGHTPMAHIMAMIRGYEDEPAHHHPRAKAAHKATENA is encoded by the coding sequence ATGTCACACAAGAAACACGTCATCCTGTTCAAGCGATTCGAGCGCTTCTGGCACTGGAGCCAGGCGGGACTCATCATTTTGTTGATGCTCTCGGGCTTTCGCATCCACGGCCTCTATGACCTGGGCATGGATTTCCACACCGCGCTACGCATCCACACGGTGGCCGCATGGTCGCTGGTGGTGCTGTGGGTGTTCGCCATCTTCTGGCACTTCACCACTGGGGAATGGAAGCAGTACATCCCGACCTTCGACAAGCTTTTCCTGATCGCCCGCCATTACGCCTTCGGCATCTTCCGGGGCGAGGATCACCCCTATCACCAGACCGCCGCGCGCAAACACAACCCACTACAGCGTCTGGCCTACCTCGGCGTCAAGCTGATGATCAACCCGATCATCTGGATCAGCGGCATCTGGCTGATCTTCTTCGCCGATTGGGGTGCATGGCCGATCTGGCAGCAGTGGGGTATCAGCCTTCAGGTCGTCGCCTGGGCCCATACGGTGGGCGCCTACATGATGCTGATCTTCTTTATCGTGCACGTCTATCTGACCACCACGGGCCACACCCCGATGGCGCACATCATGGCCATGATTCGCGGCTATGAAGACGAACCGGCGCATCACCATCCGCGCGCCAAAGCCGCCCACAAGGCGACCGAAAACGCCTGA
- a CDS encoding HIT family protein, translated as MSVHAPCPLCLGEGEHVVWRGPAFRLIRAADPMLPALYRVVWNTHVAEFSDLSALDRLSCMDAVVLAEQTLRATLQPDKINLASLGNVVPHLHWHVIARWGWDAYWPQSAWSAAQRPADDARLDGIREQLPVVDAAMLQAYTTRFGGA; from the coding sequence GTGTCTGTTCACGCGCCCTGTCCGTTGTGCCTTGGCGAAGGCGAGCATGTCGTCTGGCGTGGTCCTGCCTTTCGACTCATTCGGGCCGCTGACCCCATGCTTCCGGCGCTGTATCGGGTGGTGTGGAACACGCATGTGGCCGAGTTCAGCGATCTGAGCGCGCTCGATCGTCTGAGCTGCATGGACGCGGTGGTGCTGGCGGAGCAGACGCTGCGCGCCACCTTGCAGCCCGACAAGATCAACCTCGCCAGCCTGGGCAATGTCGTGCCGCATCTGCACTGGCACGTCATCGCCCGCTGGGGCTGGGATGCCTACTGGCCGCAGTCGGCCTGGTCCGCCGCGCAGCGCCCGGCCGATGATGCCCGGCTGGACGGCATCCGTGAACAACTGCCTGTGGTCGATGCGGCCATGCTGCAGGCCTATACAACCCGTTTCGGGGGTGCATAG
- the rplN gene encoding 50S ribosomal protein L14, which produces MIQTQSRLDVADNTGAKSVMCIKVLGGSKRRYAGVGDIIKVSIKEAAPRGRVKKGEVYSAVVVRTAKGVRRTDGSLIKFDGNAAVLLNAKLEPIGTRIFGPVTRELRTERFMKIVSLAPEVL; this is translated from the coding sequence ATGATTCAGACGCAATCCAGACTGGATGTCGCCGACAACACCGGCGCCAAATCCGTCATGTGCATCAAGGTGCTGGGCGGCTCCAAGCGCCGCTACGCCGGCGTGGGCGACATCATCAAGGTCAGCATCAAAGAAGCTGCTCCTCGTGGTCGTGTGAAAAAAGGCGAGGTGTACAGCGCTGTCGTGGTGCGCACCGCCAAGGGTGTTCGCCGCACGGACGGTTCCCTGATCAAGTTCGACGGCAATGCGGCTGTGCTTCTGAATGCGAAGCTCGAGCCTATTGGTACGCGCATTTTCGGTCCGGTGACGCGTGAGCTGCGTACCGAGCGCTTTATGAAGATCGTGTCTCTGGCGCCCGAAGTGCTCTGA
- a CDS encoding anti-sigma factor, with the protein MSLPKRYLNADLLQRLAADWLTGGLSSAAQRRAQLLLEQSPAFAQAVRDWRERFDAALLSSPQLGRPSESVWQGITARLGAIPEMPQSAVSGAAGWGVHAWRRLSLLLGGVAVAAVAFSVVVLVQNPGQGSRAVAPVQMAALMHGEGGQAAVVTVQDSALTLTAVGAMTPPQGKSYQLWLLPTEGAPISLGVVAQGQTRYPLPEAARAHLTQAKAFAVSVEPPGGSPTGLPTGAVIMVGAAQRA; encoded by the coding sequence ATGAGTCTGCCCAAGCGTTATCTCAACGCCGATCTGCTGCAGCGCCTGGCGGCCGATTGGCTCACCGGCGGCCTCAGCTCGGCGGCGCAGCGGCGGGCTCAGCTTCTGCTGGAGCAGAGCCCCGCCTTCGCCCAGGCGGTGCGCGATTGGCGCGAGCGGTTCGACGCGGCCTTGTTGTCGTCGCCGCAACTGGGCCGCCCTTCCGAATCGGTCTGGCAGGGCATCACGGCGCGCCTCGGCGCAATCCCGGAGATGCCGCAGTCGGCGGTCAGTGGGGCGGCAGGCTGGGGCGTGCACGCCTGGAGACGGCTGTCCTTGCTGCTCGGTGGCGTGGCCGTGGCCGCGGTGGCGTTTTCCGTCGTGGTGCTGGTCCAGAACCCGGGCCAGGGCAGCCGTGCCGTGGCGCCTGTGCAGATGGCCGCCCTGATGCATGGTGAGGGCGGCCAGGCCGCCGTCGTCACCGTGCAGGACAGTGCGCTGACCCTGACCGCCGTCGGCGCCATGACGCCTCCTCAGGGCAAGAGCTACCAACTCTGGTTGCTGCCTACCGAAGGCGCCCCGATTTCACTGGGGGTCGTGGCCCAGGGGCAGACGCGATACCCCCTGCCCGAAGCCGCACGCGCGCACCTGACGCAGGCCAAGGCGTTTGCCGTCAGTGTGGAACCGCCGGGCGGGTCTCCAACCGGCTTGCCCACAGGGGCGGTCATCATGGTGGGCGCCGCACAGCGCGCTTGA
- the prfA gene encoding peptide chain release factor 1, translating to MKPTLLDKLEQLQRRASELDALLAAPDCTADLQRYRSMTRELAELQPVVDLYAQYKAKSSELSQAESLLNDPDMKELAQQEVLDARAALNALQAELQVALLPRDPDDSRNVFVEVRAGTGGEESALFAADLLRMYARYAERKRWRTEVISESPSDLGGYKEVILRIEGEGAYGLLKYESGGHRVQRVPKTETQGRIHTSAATVAVMPEMDEAQAIQINPADLRIDTFRASGAGGQHINKTDSAIRITHLPTGLVVECQDERSQHRNKARALSVLAARLAERDRQARQAQEAATRKSLVGSGDRSDRIRTYNFPQGRVSEHRINLTLYKIDAIVDGDLDELLTALRTEDQAAQLAALGES from the coding sequence ATGAAGCCAACCCTGCTGGACAAACTGGAGCAGCTGCAACGCCGGGCCAGCGAGCTCGATGCCTTGCTGGCCGCGCCAGACTGCACCGCCGATCTCCAGCGCTATCGCAGCATGACCCGGGAACTCGCCGAACTGCAGCCGGTTGTCGACCTGTATGCGCAATACAAGGCGAAGTCCAGCGAGCTGTCGCAGGCCGAGTCGCTGCTGAACGACCCTGACATGAAGGAGCTGGCTCAGCAGGAAGTGCTGGACGCACGCGCCGCGCTGAACGCATTGCAGGCCGAGCTTCAGGTCGCTCTGTTGCCGCGCGACCCGGACGACAGCCGCAATGTCTTTGTCGAGGTCCGCGCGGGAACCGGCGGCGAGGAATCGGCCTTGTTCGCCGCGGACCTGTTGCGCATGTACGCGCGCTATGCCGAGCGTAAGCGCTGGCGCACCGAAGTCATCAGCGAAAGCCCGAGCGATCTCGGTGGGTACAAGGAAGTCATTCTGCGCATCGAAGGCGAGGGCGCCTACGGCCTGCTCAAGTACGAATCGGGGGGGCACCGCGTGCAGCGCGTGCCCAAGACCGAGACGCAAGGACGCATCCACACCAGTGCCGCCACCGTCGCCGTGATGCCCGAGATGGACGAGGCACAGGCCATTCAGATCAACCCCGCCGACTTGCGCATCGACACCTTCCGCGCCTCGGGGGCCGGCGGCCAGCACATCAACAAGACCGATTCGGCCATCCGCATCACCCACCTGCCCACCGGCCTGGTCGTGGAATGCCAGGACGAGCGCTCGCAGCATCGCAACAAGGCGCGCGCCCTGTCGGTGCTGGCCGCCCGCCTCGCCGAGCGCGACCGGCAGGCCCGGCAAGCGCAGGAAGCCGCCACGCGCAAAAGTCTGGTCGGCAGCGGGGATCGTTCGGACCGCATTCGCACCTACAACTTTCCGCAAGGCCGGGTCAGCGAGCACCGCATCAACCTCACGCTCTACAAGATCGACGCCATCGTGGACGGCGATCTGGACGAATTGCTCACCGCCTTGCGCACCGAAGATCAGGCCGCGCAGTTGGCCGCCCTGGGAGAGAGCTGA
- a CDS encoding UbiX family flavin prenyltransferase: MKRPRLIVALTGATGIVYGVRLLRHLQRLDTVETHLLISAAGVLNLKVEMNLDRKAVEALADVVHPVGDIGADIASGSFSTLGMVVAPCSMRSLAAIAHGFCDNLITRAADVCLKERRKLVLLPREAPLNLAHLRNMTAVTEMGGLIFPPLPAFYLRPSSIDAMVDASLARVLDHFAIDHDLGMEWAGVRSS, translated from the coding sequence ATGAAGCGACCGCGCCTGATCGTTGCACTCACCGGGGCGACCGGCATTGTCTACGGCGTGCGGCTGCTGCGGCATTTGCAACGTCTGGACACGGTGGAGACGCACCTGCTCATCTCCGCGGCAGGCGTCCTCAATCTCAAGGTTGAAATGAACCTGGATCGCAAGGCGGTCGAGGCGCTTGCAGACGTCGTCCATCCGGTCGGCGACATCGGCGCCGACATTGCCAGCGGCTCGTTTTCGACCCTGGGCATGGTGGTTGCGCCATGCTCCATGCGATCGCTGGCGGCCATCGCCCACGGCTTCTGCGACAACCTCATCACCCGCGCTGCCGACGTTTGCCTGAAGGAGCGCCGCAAGCTGGTGCTGCTCCCGCGCGAGGCGCCGCTCAATCTGGCTCACCTGCGCAATATGACGGCGGTGACGGAGATGGGCGGCCTCATCTTCCCGCCGCTTCCCGCGTTCTACCTTCGGCCCAGCAGCATCGACGCCATGGTCGATGCCAGCCTGGCGCGCGTGCTCGATCACTTCGCCATCGACCACGATCTGGGCATGGAATGGGCCGGGGTCAGGTCAAGTTGA
- a CDS encoding sigma-70 family RNA polymerase sigma factor, translating to MPDLQSLLAYTALADRDAFSQLYAATQNRVWAICLRLLRERAAAEEAMQDAYVKIWHQAGSYRPSLGSPEAWLSALVRNTCLDRLRASKREAQYVVPLQGDDDDLPEIPDHRTPEHLLEAGLQGRQMEDCLGQLQPRQRDLLAAAYVLGQSHAEVARERVMPLGTVKTLIRRAVLFLRDCLGEGAR from the coding sequence ATGCCCGACCTTCAATCCCTGCTCGCCTATACCGCCCTGGCTGACCGCGACGCGTTCAGCCAGCTTTACGCGGCCACGCAGAACCGGGTCTGGGCCATCTGCCTGCGCCTGTTGCGTGAGCGCGCAGCGGCCGAGGAGGCGATGCAGGATGCGTATGTGAAGATCTGGCATCAGGCCGGGAGCTATCGACCGTCACTGGGCAGCCCGGAGGCCTGGCTGTCCGCCCTGGTGCGCAACACCTGCCTGGACCGCCTGCGCGCCAGCAAGCGTGAGGCTCAATATGTCGTACCCCTGCAGGGTGACGATGACGATCTGCCGGAGATCCCGGATCACCGCACGCCCGAACACCTGCTCGAAGCGGGTCTGCAGGGCAGGCAGATGGAGGATTGCCTGGGCCAGCTGCAGCCGCGCCAGCGCGATCTGCTTGCGGCGGCCTATGTGTTGGGACAGTCGCACGCCGAGGTCGCGCGCGAGCGGGTGATGCCTCTGGGAACCGTGAAGACCTTGATCCGGCGCGCGGTGCTTTTTCTCCGCGACTGTCTGGGGGAGGGCGCGCGATGA
- a CDS encoding ferritin-like domain-containing protein, with amino-acid sequence MQRTPNAEPSSASAASPEAGAGRRQFFRVGGLFAAGLAASSALTPVASWAGTPSTSSAQDIAILNTALGLEYQAIAAYQVGAESGLLQKPVLDVAVKFQGQHKAHAEVLASTIGKLGGTPVMAKKPAEYGFPTGSLKTQADVLEFAAGLEKGAASAYLGAVPQFHNKDLAKAAASIMGDETMHWAVLLGALGKDPVPAAFIA; translated from the coding sequence ATGCAACGCACCCCAAACGCCGAACCGTCCAGCGCATCGGCCGCATCCCCCGAGGCGGGCGCCGGCCGTCGTCAGTTCTTCCGCGTCGGCGGCCTGTTCGCCGCCGGACTGGCGGCCTCCAGTGCGCTGACGCCGGTGGCCAGTTGGGCGGGCACGCCGTCCACATCGTCAGCCCAGGACATCGCCATTCTCAACACCGCGCTGGGTCTGGAGTACCAGGCCATCGCCGCCTACCAGGTGGGTGCCGAATCGGGCCTGCTGCAAAAGCCGGTGCTCGATGTGGCCGTCAAGTTCCAGGGCCAGCACAAGGCCCACGCCGAAGTGCTCGCCTCGACCATCGGCAAGCTCGGCGGCACGCCGGTCATGGCCAAGAAGCCCGCGGAATATGGTTTTCCGACCGGATCGCTGAAAACGCAGGCCGATGTGCTGGAGTTCGCCGCCGGGCTCGAAAAGGGGGCGGCCAGTGCCTACCTCGGCGCGGTACCGCAGTTTCACAACAAGGACCTGGCCAAGGCGGCCGCCAGCATCATGGGCGACGAGACGATGCACTGGGCCGTTTTGCTGGGCGCCCTGGGCAAGGATCCGGTGCCCGCGGCCTTCATCGCCTGA
- the hemA gene encoding glutamyl-tRNA reductase, protein MLLAAIGLNHQTAPVGVRERLAFSADTLVDALQRLKVNMLGGRRTGPIEAAILSTCNRTEIYCAADSDPRDALLHWLSTERQVQLDDLAGHSYRLVQDGAVRHAFRVASGLDSMVLGEPQILGQMKEAVRVASDSGALGSTLNQMFQRTFSVAKEVRTHTEIGAHSVSMAAASVHLAQTVFESLHDCRVLFIGAGDMIELVATHFAAQQPRSMVIANRTVERGIRLAQRFGAEAIRLSDVPQRLAEFDVVVTSTASSLPIIGLGAAERSIKQRRHKPVVMVDLAVPRDIEPEVAQLRDVYLYSVDDLSALVRSNTEKRQAAVEQAEAIIENRVHGFLEWLDQRSQVPLIQRLQLQSEQWQMYEVERARRLLARGESPEAVLDALARGLSHKFLHGAFTALHHGDPSHRQVVSQAVERVFLCPHRGNTDSSSDAQS, encoded by the coding sequence ATGTTGCTCGCTGCCATCGGACTCAACCACCAAACCGCCCCAGTCGGGGTACGCGAGCGCCTGGCATTCTCGGCCGACACCCTGGTGGACGCGCTTCAGCGTTTGAAGGTGAACATGCTGGGCGGCAGACGAACCGGGCCTATCGAGGCCGCGATTCTATCGACCTGCAATCGCACCGAGATCTATTGTGCGGCCGACAGCGATCCGCGCGATGCGCTGTTGCACTGGCTGTCCACCGAGCGTCAGGTCCAGCTCGACGATCTGGCGGGCCATAGCTATCGACTGGTCCAGGACGGGGCTGTACGCCATGCCTTCCGCGTCGCCAGTGGCCTCGATTCCATGGTGCTGGGCGAGCCTCAGATTCTGGGGCAGATGAAGGAAGCGGTTCGGGTCGCCTCGGACTCGGGGGCGCTGGGCAGCACGCTGAATCAGATGTTTCAGCGGACCTTTTCCGTCGCCAAAGAGGTGCGCACCCATACCGAGATCGGCGCTCACTCGGTGAGCATGGCTGCGGCCAGCGTCCACCTGGCGCAGACCGTATTCGAGAGCCTCCACGACTGCCGCGTGCTGTTCATTGGCGCCGGGGACATGATCGAGCTCGTCGCCACGCATTTCGCGGCGCAACAGCCCAGGAGCATGGTGATTGCCAACCGCACCGTGGAGCGAGGCATCCGGCTTGCGCAGCGTTTTGGCGCCGAGGCCATCCGCCTGTCCGACGTGCCGCAACGTCTTGCCGAGTTTGACGTGGTCGTGACCAGCACCGCCAGCAGCCTGCCGATCATCGGCCTTGGGGCGGCAGAGCGCAGCATCAAGCAGCGGCGGCACAAGCCCGTGGTGATGGTCGATCTGGCCGTCCCGCGCGACATCGAACCCGAGGTGGCCCAACTGCGCGACGTGTATCTCTATTCGGTCGACGATCTGTCCGCCCTGGTGCGCAGCAACACAGAAAAGCGCCAGGCCGCAGTCGAACAGGCGGAAGCCATCATCGAAAACCGAGTTCATGGATTTCTCGAATGGCTGGACCAGCGTTCGCAAGTCCCCCTCATCCAGCGCCTGCAGTTACAGAGCGAACAGTGGCAGATGTATGAGGTCGAACGCGCCCGCCGCCTGCTGGCGCGGGGCGAGTCGCCCGAGGCCGTGCTTGACGCGTTGGCCCGGGGCCTGTCGCACAAGTTTTTGCATGGCGCATTCACCGCGCTGCACCACGGCGACCCGTCGCACCGCCAGGTCGTGTCGCAGGCCGTCGAGCGCGTGTTTCTGTGCCCGCATCGCGGCAACACCGACTCTTCCTCCGACGCTCAGTCCTAG